The nucleotide window GGAGTATCTCCAGTTGAGTGATCGAGCTCGCCCCCTGTCGGCGCGCCGTGCCCACGCAGTCACTACCCGTGTCGCCGCCTCCCACGACCACCACCCTCTTCCCCTTGGCAGAAATCCTCTGAGCTGCGGGGATCGTTTCACCCGCCAGGACGCGATTCTGCTGGGTCAGAAACTCCATCGCGAAGTGGACGCCCCGGAGATTGCGGCCGGGCACCTGCAGATCTCTTGGCTTGCCCGCACCGATGGTCAGAACGATGGCGTCAAACGTCCGCCGTAGGTAGCGGATGCTCACATCGACCCCCACGTCTACCTCGGTCTCGAACTTCACCCCCTCCTCGATCAGCTGGCCGAGCCGGCGGTCGATTACCCACTTCTCCAGCTTGAAGTCGGGGATCCCGTAGCGGAGGATTCCTCCCGGACGCGGCTGCCTTTCGAAGACGACCACCTCATGGCCTCTGCGGGCCAGCTGCTGGGCCGCGGCAAGCCCCGCCGGTCCCGAGCCGATGACCGCCACTCTTCTGCCGGTGCGGAAGGGTGCGGGCTCGGGCCGAATCCACTCCTCCTGCCAACCAAGCTCGGCCAGGGTCAGCTCGATCTGTCGGATAGCCACGGCCTTTCGATTGATGGCCAGAGTGCAGGCAGCCTCGCACGGCGCAGGGCAGACGCGTCCGGTGATCTCCGGGAAGTTGTTCGTCGCGTGGAGCACCTCCAGGGCGCGGCGATAATGGCGCCGATACACGAGGTCATTCCAATCGGGAATGCGATTTTGGGTGGGGCATCCGAACATGTGGCAGTGGGGCACTCCGCAGTCCATACACCGTGCAGCCTGGCGGTGGAGCTGCTCGCTGCTGAGCCAGGACTCAAACTCCCGGAAGTCGCGGATTCGGGTCTCCACGCTCCGCTTGGTCGCTTCCTCCCGGTCGTACTCCAAGAAGCCAAGGAGCTTACCCATTGTACACCTCCTCGGTGGCGGGCACCGATTCTGTGTCCCGCTCGGCCAGGATCTTCATTCTCTCCAGCGACTTTCGGTAGTCAATCGGCATCACCTTGACGAACAGGGGAAGATGAGCCTGCCAGCTACTGAGCAGACTCTCCGCCAGGGGGCTGCCTGTGTACCGGTAGTGCTTCTCCACCAGGGAGCGCAACAGCTTCTCGTCCTCCGGGTCCCACACCGTCTCCAGGTCCACCATGTCCAGGTTGCAGCGCGTGTCGAAGAGCTCGGTGGGATCGTAGACGTAGGCGACACCTCCGCTCATGCCGGCGGCGAAATTGTTGCCCGTAGGACCCAGGACGACCACAATCCCGCCCGTCATGTACTCGCAACCGTGATCCCCCACCCCTTCCACCACGGCGATGGCGCCGCTGTTGCGCACCGCAAATCGCTCGCCCGCCACGCCATTGATGTAAACTTCACCCCCCGTAGCCCCGTAGAGGACCACGTTGCCGACGATGATGTTCTCGTGCGGGACGAAGGTACTCCCCTTCGGCGGCACAACGATGATCCTTCCGCCGGACATCCCTTTACCGAGGTAGTCATTGGCGTCCCCCTCGATCCGCAGGGT belongs to candidate division KSB1 bacterium and includes:
- a CDS encoding glutamate synthase subunit beta, whose product is MGKLLGFLEYDREEATKRSVETRIRDFREFESWLSSEQLHRQAARCMDCGVPHCHMFGCPTQNRIPDWNDLVYRRHYRRALEVLHATNNFPEITGRVCPAPCEAACTLAINRKAVAIRQIELTLAELGWQEEWIRPEPAPFRTGRRVAVIGSGPAGLAAAQQLARRGHEVVVFERQPRPGGILRYGIPDFKLEKWVIDRRLGQLIEEGVKFETEVDVGVDVSIRYLRRTFDAIVLTIGAGKPRDLQVPGRNLRGVHFAMEFLTQQNRVLAGETIPAAQRISAKGKRVVVVGGGDTGSDCVGTARRQGASSITQLEILPRPPLERPPDNPWPTWPRVLRNSSSHEEGCDRLWSVTTKEFVGSGGHVTALRIAEVEWFVGEGNGRWEFREVPGSERLLPADLVLLAMGFEGPEHGPLIRGLGVALDGRGTIQADDQQRTSVPGVFVAGDAAMGASLVVKAIRHGRKVAESVDRFLASL